One Seriola aureovittata isolate HTS-2021-v1 ecotype China chromosome 3, ASM2101889v1, whole genome shotgun sequence genomic window, gacagggtcattgctgcaccaataggagaagccgTGGAGtcggaggctcctcctctctgctccgacaGGGACAGGTAATCGATCAgtgcaccacctccacctgcagtgtccacacatgtagatcttctcttcccaaacatacacacagtgtcttatatgatgatatagtattttttaatgtaacacttgtggccataacattgttcagtctgatcagctgtgctcttcctggttcccttcaccctcactgtcgtattacactctctgccccacgtcagacatacagtcacatgacttctggactccactgtagctgtaacaaactgtcaatagtttaaaacattagattcatatttcatagtcctcagccattatCGTTAATATCAgtgctgttccaacagcatcacttattcagagggagattgttactggagcaaataaatgttaactgtctcacacattaggactcatgatgaataattattatacttgttactaaagattctgttgctgttgattcaactacttctttttattaaacaaactgacatatgacagtgaaattcagctttaacttcatccacaactattgattttaaatagttgattgtaaattgtacactacagtatttaatgaatccatttattattcttttatacatgtttccagtgttgtaagTTGTTTAAATcaatgtagtttataatgtccaataaagttatttctGAAGCTCttactttaactttgttgatggtttttatagaacacatctggtatgaattttcacatAGTAACACGTACAGCCTTGTGTGACTATTTCTATGTTAGttttaatcaacaacataaatactagaaatatttaaatgctgtCCGACAACACTGACGATGAAGGATCAagaaacatgctgatgttaactggtaaatactttcacctgtggaggtggtgacagtgctcgagatgatccatcacttaatcacagtttaatatctataaattctgatcttaaaagtgttgctaccatcacctgtcaacaacagcagaatgaagctgcaggtaagaaactgaacctgtgaatactgaagacagagaataataaactaactcgtcagcagttagtctgtcatttcatcagaggaagatgaactgggaggttttctaccatcatcatcatcatcatcatcatcatcatcatcacagcacattagagaactaaggatgtccatgcagtctcccttcaaccagatgaatggaaactaatgggctgctctgtacatgagctcctccttctgttggcacagatcactcagttttcacactgTGGAAACctttaaatgacaataaaacacaaccacttgagttaagatgcggcTGATCACAGTTGATCACAaatatcgatcagctgtcaggataggtgcatgaatgtctgcttcagttgaggactggtttgagtattaaatgaacaatcttctataAGACAAATATCTGTCTAAACATTTTATATacgtcacgttatcttaacttgaCCTATCACGACGTCCTGAaggacaatgtattaactgacatattacactaacgcagatcaattaaactgggtcacgtggagaaacacaaaccaaacgtcgttagattaacgtcgattaaattcacctttttattgggctttgactgaacacctccacgggctaacccaggttGAAACAGGTTACCTGTCCAGCGGATCCAGGTACCGTTAGCATAGCAATCgctaagttatcagctaacgctagcactagccggctagcttggttagcaaggtgcatcttcacctgaactgtgatattaacagggatgctaaCAGCTAGCAAAGAAACAGGCTTAAAACCAAATGTACCTGTCATGGGGAAACCACATGCCGTAAAGTGAGgcacacctgttcacacacagagcaggtgtctctcctccatcctgctgTTTGGTTGGATATTTTATTAAGTATATTACTTGCTAACGTTGACATGCTCCACACATACTTCATACATTCTGCAGTTGTGTGGAAAACATTAATACATTGATCTGAAGGTGTGTTTTCACCTGTCCTCCGTGTCgcacctgtctcctcctctgccacagACCAGGAACTGGCCAACCTGAGCTGGAGCAGTCCATTGGGTTAAGTAGAGGGGTTCCCAGAGGAGGAGACCAAGTGCTGCAGAGTGGGAGGGGTGTTTTGTGTCAGTCAAGGGTTTGGGCCAttaaaacactttcttttttttttaagaaaacatattttaaatggacttaaattaattaatcattgataatgtgttgtatttgaatATTGCTGTCCATGTGAACTGTTTGAAGAAGATAATTGATTGTGTCTTCAGCAGGTGAGCTCACCTGAAGGCTGAGGTGACTCAGGGCATTTTGTCCAACTGAGAGAGCCACACAGCTACAGACCCATGTTTAAGGGCATAGCCAAAAGTGCAGTTAGCAAATTCCTTTTTGTtaattgttatttgtttgtttcacatcaAACTAGAGACTCAGGGTCAGTAAGGTCATTTCCCCATAGAATTCAATACAATCGGACTTTTTGCAACCAGTGGAGTCGCCCCCTGATGGTCATTCGATAGAAAGCTTAAAAGTTTAAGGCACTTCCacattggcttcattttccagaccTGGAGTCGACGTCCATttttatacagtctatggtttaaATCAGTCAGgagtcatcatgaagaacaagctgATGAGTTTAGActgagcatcatcatcatcagaactAAATACTATAGTTTATACATTAATGTGTAAATCCCCTCCCTGTGTGGAAAGACctaaacattcattttctctatttatcaaatgtatagaaatgtcaggaaactataaacttctgtctgaatattatttattctgATCTTTTGCTCAGTTAATTATATTTATCTGAATCTGATGACTGTGGTGGTTGGTTCACTCTTCAACATGAGTTTTTTCATCATATGTATTGtgtttcacagaaaacacattaattagATCCATTCATTTCATCAACCCTGTCACAGTCACTAATGTGTCCATCAGACATGTTGAGAACATCTATTCAAACTTcagttaaacacacagacttttattttcagctgcagcagaatcaGAATCATAGTTtctaaagacagaaaaaaaatgtggagtaaaatgtcagagcagccacagaaaatatattaatgaatatttcatcGTGTCATGAAGCTTCAGTTGAGAGTGAGGCCCattacacacagatacagacaacagcagctgtcACTGTTACACTGAACATAAAGAGTTAACTAATACATTCGATTCTAATAGAGAATAATTTGGTTTATTACTggccatgttttatttcttttattcataCAGGTGAGATGGtttatgatttaaataaatctgtaaatatgtgattgtaaaaagaaaactttaaaataaactcagctgatgttgaaatgttttaaagatcctgtctgatgaaaataaaatgaaaatcaattctgtctctctgctgctggaacATGACGTTTCaccagggatcaataaagttttatctgAACAGTAACAGTCATTCACAAACTTCACTCCTCCCACCTGAGAGGTGCAGTTCCACCTTTGCTTCATGTTCACCAGAGGAAACCCtgctgtttcacaataaaagcagagaaaaacagagctgcagtgagaggaggagcaacacaggaaacaaaggaCAGCGTCAACGTCTCACTCCAGAAATGAAACTTAAGTCTGTCAGAGCAACAACTGAGCTGCAGCGGAGACgagtctgtttctctctgacagaaaattaaagtgAGTCCATCAGGTCTTTgtcaacaacacagcagagtcTCTACCAAACACTGGTGAGTACAGCTGATCATATTTACTGTTTGAACAACCAGCACTAACACAAATCTTCATCTCTACTCAGGTGGAAGTTTCACTCTCTTCATTTCATACTGACACTTGTGAAATGGGTCACAAtataactgtgtctgtttgtccacAGACCCACTATAGTCCACCTTaaactgtctctgtgtcagttCTCAGGACGTTTCTACCTCCTTACTGAGTCTCTGTGCTTTACACTTTACTTTCactcatttcctgcttttattaCTGTTAAGTTATCACTTCCTACAGCTGTAATACATTCTACTTCCTCTagctgtttcacaataaaagctttccaCCTGTGAGTCAGCAGGAGCGCTTTTACTGTTCCTGCTTTTACTTTCTTCAAGAAAAACTGTTCTATACAACAAGGCATGGACATAGAATTTAGAgccattttctttaaaacataacagggaaaacaagcagagacaaataCAATCAGGAGTCAGATGAAGAGTTACAGATCTCTTACTATGGTTTGTGTAACTCAGCCAGGGGGCGCTGTAACGTTAAGTGTAGGTAGATGGgcaaaaacagcatttacaacTTAATCTACGTTTGGAAGCCACAGTACTCGCAGTTAGCAGCTGTAAACATTCAGGCCGTGCTGGAAATTGGAGGTCGACCGATACGTTTTTTCAGGCCTGACACTTGTAATCAAAGAGACCAGTTACTGATATTTGAGTGGATATATATTTGCAGTAACAATGGACATTTTACTGTCAACATTTAGTTAGAAGTTgcatttaaagagaaaaattaaaaactccCTGTAATAATAAACTTGACATGTTGGACAGTAAAAACATATTGTGActatgaagaagaaacagagtTTGGACCCAAAGTAAAATAGGAATATAACTACAGCTCtacaactacaacacaacaaagtgtGTAAagagggtctgaatactttctgaagacACTGCACACGTAGACAATTTTACAATAGTAATCATACTTCTATCTTTCACAatataattgtattttaatgtttcttcCAGATTGTCTGTAGACATGGCTGCAAACTGTCTGCTATCTGAAGATCAGTTCCTGTGCTCCATCTGTCTGGATGTGTTCACTGATCCAGTCACTACACCATGTGGACACAACTTCTGTAAGAACTGCATCACTACACACTGGGACATTAGTGACAGGTGTCAGTGTCCCAtgtgtaaaaaggtttttaaaagaaGACCTGAGCTTCACATCAACACTTTGTTCTCTGAGGTGGTTGCTCAGTTCAAACATGAAGCTCaacagaaaaccagcagcagcagctcagagcaacaagtttccaaaccaggagaagttCCCTGTGACGTCTGCACTGGAACCAAACTGAAGGCCCTGAAGTCCTGCCTGGTGTGTCTGACCTCCTACTGTGAGACTCACCTGGAGCCTCACCTGACAGTGTCAGGCCTGAAAAGACATCAGCTGATGGACCCTGTGGAGAACCTGGAAGACAGGATGTGTACGAAGCACGATAAACCTCTGGAGCTGTTCTGTCAGACCGACCAGACATGTGTCTGcatgctctgctctgttttagACCACAAGACACATGAGTTTGTTCCTCTGAAAGAAGAATATGAAGGAAAgaaggcagagctggagaagaCAGAGGCTGAAATTCAGCAAATGATCCAGAAGAGACGACTGAAGATTCAGGAGATCAAACACTCAGTCAAGATCAGTAAAGatgatgcagacagagagaaagcagaaggTGTTCAGGTCTTCACTGCTCTGAAGGAGTCTGTTGACAGAGGCCTGAACCAGCTCATAAAGGAGATcgaagacaaacagaaaaccacagacaaacaggctgaAGACTTCATCACAGAGCTGGAACAGGAAATCTCTGAGCTGATGAAGAGAAGCACTgaggtggagcagctctcactctctgaagaccacctccacctcctccaaagCTTCCCATCCCTGAAAGCTGCTCCACCCACCAAGGACtggacagaggtcagagtccGTCCATCATATGAGAGGACTGTGGTGAGAGCTGTGactcagctggaggagacgcTCAGTaagaagatgaagaagctgattgaggctgagctgaagagggTCCAGCAGTATGCAGAGGATGTGACTCTAGATCCTGATACAGCACATCCTAATCTCATCCTGTCTAAGGATGGGAAAAAAGTTCACTGTGGTGATGTGAGGAAGTTTCTCCCAGACAACAAAGAGAGGTTTTCTGTTGGTCACTGTGTTTTAGCAAAGCAGAGTTTCTCTTCaggcagattttattttgaggttCAGGTTAAAGGAAAGACTGACTGGAAGTTAGGAGTGGCCAGAGAGTCGATCAACAGGAAGGGAAAAATCACACTGAGACCAGAATATGGTTACTGGATGATATTTTTGAGAAATGGAAATGAGTACAAAGCTCTTGCTAGCCCTCCAGTCCGTCTCTCTCTGAAGTCTCAGCCTGAGAAGGTGGGGGTGTTTGTGGATTATGAGGAGGGTCTGGTCTCCTTTTATGAcgtagctgctgcagctctcatcTACTCCTTTACTGGCTGCTCCTTCACTAAGAAACTCTTCCCTTACTTCAATCCCCGTCTGAATTACGGTGGTAAAAATTCTGCCCCTGTGACCATCTGTCCTGTCAGTTCCACTTGGtaaactaataattattttatgatttgaaatatttttatttaagggaacaaatgtacatttttgaaatactgtacaatttttttctttttcttctacaaAAAATGATTACTGTGGTGATTGAGTTACACTTTATTATAAGATTATTATATGTATCCCATTACACAGACAACACTTTAGTTTGATGCCTTGTCAACCCTGCTGCAGTCACCAATGTGTCAGTCATGACATCGGGGGTTGACCATTTTTTCAGGGCTGATTCCGAAAAAGATTattagtaaataaaaaataccaataatcataaaaatgctCAATATGGCATCTGATATACGGCCAGGCCGATAATCAGTCGAGCCCTGATGTGTAACTATAGAAAATGTATTGTTAAGTGCATTTAACATGTATTGTTACTTACTATTTTCCTTTGATTTCTGAATACTGGTAAAATGGATTGTGATTTAAAGGAATCTGTAAATACGTGATTGTAAAATAAACTTGGCTGATGTTGAAGACTTGAAACACGAGGCCTGAGTGAACGGTGATCTGAGCAccaaacactgaaaagaaaagctcGTTTTACACATAACTGGTACAAATTTCttcactcttttatttttaagaagaTCTCAGTCCTGGTGGATTTGGTGACAACAGTATGGCCAATGAATGAATTTTGGAATAATTCATTGTCACATTGTCCACCActatttatatcagtgaggCTGAATTACAGAAACAGCTCTCAGTACCTGTAGACCAGGTGCATCACTGTGGAAGTTGGAGGATAACATGCAGTAACataaacacttttttgttttacattgtattttattggtTTAATCACTATCCAGTTACGCAACCttatcaatatttatattttacagcattatattaatactgtggtgtgtatattactgtatatattctGGACACATATTTAACCCTATATACCAGGGATTGTCAACCGGTGGTCTGCGGCCCTCTGGTGGTCCGTAGCGGTATTGCAGGTGGTCCGTGAAATTGTAAATGGAAATCATGGACCGATTCGTTGTCAGGAAAAAACCTGCAGAGCAGACTGAGACTGCAGCCTCCGCTGGAACGACAGTCACAGAGGAGACTGAAGAACCAGACGCCCCCCCTGAAGAACCAGCCCCCCAAGAGAAGGACTCAATGAAACGTAAGAGGGAGAGaccagcaaaaagaaaatatgatgcagAAACTTGGATTCACTTTCACCACCAACAAAGCAGGAGATGAGATTCCAGTATGTTTCATATGCTCGGCACGCCTGTCAAATGAAGCAATGAAGCCCTCAAAACTAACGCGGCATCTGAAAACCCACTATAGTTCACTGAAAGGCAAGCCTATCCAGtatttaacctcctaagacccgaactcttgcatggcgtgcatttttagtttctctttgctatttaggctgattgggacctgagaaaaatgatgtccacatatgaggacattagttttaaatttcgactgagtggcagtataatatcctcatgtgtggtcaccaggcccttgttgagaaaaagttagtattgtggtctagagaacccaaaatgtgaggtccacatatgtggatgccaggtcctaggaggttaaaagAAATGCTGTGTATTTTTAAGGGACAGCAGACACTCATGAAAAAGAGTGCAACAATCAGTGAAAATGCTCTTAAAGCCTCATACCAGGTGGCACTTAGAGTTGCACAATGTAAGAAACCCCACACAATCGCCGAACAACTTATTTTGCCAGCAGCTGTGGATATGTGTACAACCATGGGAAGTGAAGACTgtgcaaacaaattaaaaaccatCCCCTTGGCAGATAACACTATCGCACGTCTGATTGTGGAAATGGCTGATGATGTTAAAACACAGCTTATAGAGAAACTAAGATCAGCTCAAGGATTCTCAATTCAAATTGATGAGACTACGGATATTACCAATTATGCGCAACTCCTGGCGTTTGTGCGGTTTGAGGACAGTGGCACTATGTGCGAGGAGTTCCTTTTTTGTAAACCACTGCCAGGGCGCACAACAGGTGCAGAAATATTTACAGTCATTGACAACTTTTTTAAAGACAATGATATCTCCTGGCAAAACTGTGTGGCGTTATGCAGTGATGGAGCCCGAGCAATGAGTCGCTATCAGACTGGATTGCTTGCGCACATAAGGAAAGCAGCACCTGGGATAATTTGGACACATTGCATGATACACCGTGAGTCCCTGGCCTCCAAAGAGCTAAGTATTGAACTCAGCAGTGTGTTTGATTCTGTTGTAAAGACAGTAAACCTAATCAAAAGAAAGGCATTAAATACACgtctgttttcatctctttgtgaGGGCTCAGGAAGCGAGCACGACTCTCTCCTCTATCATTCAGAGGTGCGCTGGCTGTCGCGCGGCTCCGTGCTGGAGCGCGTGTTTGAACTGCGCAGTGAAATCCATGACTTTTTAagagagcacaaacacaacgAACTGGCTGATAACTTTTGTGACACTGAGTGGCTTACTAAGCTGACATATCTCACTGATATTTTTGCAGAGCTAAACAAGTTGAACTGCTCCATGCAAGGCAGAAATGCAAACATCTTAcagatgtatgaaaaaatgGAGGCATTGACTAAAAAAGTGAAGCGATGGATAGAAAGAGTAGAAGAGGGTAACCTGGCTATGTTTCCATCAATTGAGGAATATTCTGACAGTACTGACATTAAGGACATTATTAATGTCCATTTGAGGAAGCTTGTGTTCCAATTCAAAAAGTACTTTGATGAATCTGATCAGTGGCGCTGTAACAGCAAATGGATCCTGCTCCCATTCAGTGATAACTGTTACGGCTGGCTCAAACACCGAACATAATAATGGACACCACACCAGTAGGAAGGTACTGCATATGAATTTATTACAGTAAACTTAAGGACAATGCAGGAATAAATGGAGACCAGATACCTAGCACCAAGaaggtgctgctgcagcaggagggagagagagagagagctgaacaaAGAGGACCTGCCTATATAGACTCAGCCCACTAATCAGCACAGGTGTCTGCCATACAGATGATCAACCTAAAAGgatcaacaggaaacaccaaaataaaacaggatgtaacacccccccccccataagaTGGCACTTACAGGTGACATTATTCGTACAAACGTGACAGAGCATCAGCTACAACATTTTCCTTGCCTTTCTTATGTCGAATATCCAAATTGTAGTTCTGAACAATGTTAGCCCCACGCATAAGCCTCTGATTGCTATTATACATGCGATGTAGGAACACCAACGGGTTATGATCTGTATAAACCACAACAGGCTGCACAGAGGAACCAACATATACCTCAAAATGCTGTAGAGCCCACAGCAAAGCCAGAGCTTCTTTATCAATTGTGCTTTAGTTCTGCTGGGTCTGTAAGAACTTTTTGGAAAAATAGCAGACAGGGTGATCAATGCCTCCTGGGTCTTCCTGGATCAGAACAGCTCCAGCACCAGTACCACTAGCATGGACCTCTAGCTTAAACGGAACAGCAAAGTTGGGGGCAGCAAGAACTGGTGAATTACACAGGACAGCTTTCACAGCTTGTAAGGCCTGCTCACATCTGAAATCCCACACCAACTGCCTAGCAGGACTGACAAGGTCAGTCAGGGGAGAAACAATAGTAGCAAAGTTACGACAAAAAGCCCTATAGTAACCTGCTTGTCCAAGGAAACGCCAACACCAATACCAACACTTGTGAGTTCTGCAGCCGGGCACCCAGAGCAGGTGCATTGTCCTTACTCAAACCATCATCAGCAGGGCAAGtgttaacaactgaaactgCAGCAATACAACTCACTTCTTTTGAGGGGCTTTGTTCCTCTTGAGACCGGGCAGCATATAACTTCAACATATTGATATGGCACACACGAGACTTACGCTTCCTGTCTGGAGTACAAATTACATAATCTGTGTCCCTCAGCTTCTTCTCAACCACATAAGGCCCAGCAAACCTGGCCTGTAACACTGACCCAGGTATAGGCAGAAGAGCCAATACTGAATCTCCAGGCTGAAAAGAGCGCAGCACAGCATCTTTGTCAAATTGCCGTTTCATTCTAGACTGAGAGTTTGCCATAGCCTGCTTGGCTACTCCGCAGGCATGATGGAGACGCTCTCGAAAGAAACTCACATAGTCAAGCACATTGACATTAGGTGCAGGATCTGCCAGTAGCTGCTCCCGCAGTAGTTTCAAGGGGCCTCTGACTGTGTGGCCGAACACCAACTCGGCGGGGCTAAACCCCAGTGACTCTTGTACAGTTTCCCGCACTGCAAACAACAGAAAGGGTATGCCTTCATCCCGATCTGGACCATGTTCAAGGCAGTAAGTGCGTACCATGTGCTTTAGAGTCTGGTGGAATCTCTCTAGGGCTCCTTGGCTCTCAGGATGGTAAGCACTAGAAACCTGATGCTTCACAGCTATAACCTCTAGCATCTGATTGAATACCTTGGACATGAAGTTACTTCCTTGATCTGTTTGGATAACTTTCGGCAAGCCAAAAGTAGTGCAGATTTTCACCAGCTCTCTGACTACTGCTTTAGCCTTAATCGAGCACAACGGTATTTCCTCAGGATAGCGAGTGGTAGCGCACATGATGGTCAAAAGGTACTGATGACCAGATTTGGTAGGGGGCCTACACAGTCTACGACAAGTCTTTCAAATGGGTCTCCTACTACAGGAATAGGCTGTAGGGGTGCTGGGGGTATCACCTGATTGGGTTTACCTGCTAGCTGACATACATGGCAGGTATGACAATACTCAGCCACAGCAGCCTTTAACCCAGGCCAAAAGTAGTGTCGTAATATTCGATCGTAGGTCTTTCTAATCCCCAAGTGACCAGACATAGCATTATCATGAGCTAATTTCAGTATCGATGAGCGGTACACAGCAGGAACCACAACTTGGTAAGTGACGCTCCAATCAGACTCATCAGGAAAAACAGTCCACTTACGCATAAGCACATCACCGTCCACATAAAAGCCAACAGGAACAGATAACAATTCTTCCTTCGGCTTAACAGCTGCAAAACTCTTGGCCAAGGAAGGATCAGCTCTCTGTGACGATGCTAGCTCTGCTCTACCTAATTGTACTGGAGGTTCAGCTGGATCACCGGGGTTACACAATGTCCAATCAACTTTCTGGACAACCGATAAGTTATTCTTGCCACTTTCACATTCAGGCTTAACCCCACAAGCAGCAACCAGCTCTGCCTCAGCTGTATTGGGAGGATCAACCATAAAGGTGCCAGAAAGGTTGACGGGATCAGCTGTTCGAAACTGAGCACGAGTTACAACACAAGCAGGAAAAACAGGTGTCCCAGGTGTTGGATCACTGTGGTCAGACTGTTCAGAGGGCACAGGGCTGTCTGTCACAACTGGTGGAGGAAACACCCTTTCCCCAGCAAGATCGTTACCTAAAGTGAGGCTGACCCCCTCAACTGGAATGTAAGGACGCAAACCCACTGGCACGAGCCCTGCAACCAAACCGCACAATATAATGTGCACAATGCAAGGGTGCCCTAAGGTAGGACATCTCACATCCTTGTATCAATGCATCACCACCAAGGAAAGACTCCTCAGACAGGGGTAACACTCCTTGCCGGAGTATAGACTTGGATGCACCAGTGTCCCGCAGGATACGAATGGGTATCACACGGTCGGACTCAGACATTGCTACAAAGCCGTCGATGATAAATGGTTCCAAACCTGAGGGTTCAGAACTGTCTGAGCAGCATGTCTCTTGCTCAGAATCAGCAGCAAGGAGCGGGCGGAGAACAGAACCACTAAAGCCACAGGTTTAGGTTTCTGCTTCTTAATTAACACAGGGCAGTCAGCTAAAATGTGACCTAGCTCCTTGCAGTAGAAGCAAGCCCTATCTGAACTTCCATTTCTAGAACTAGAAGCTTTACTACCGAAAGCGTAGGGACCAGTACTACCACCAGAAACTTCGTTGGAAAAGTAAGAACGCCTAGGGAGTGTATGCATTTTAGTCTCAGGCTGGAACTTGTCACCAAATGTAACTTTATGGGCCAACACATACTCATCTGCAAGTACAGCAGCTTCCTCTACAGTTTTTGCTCTCTGCTCACTTAAATAAGTGAAAACCACCGCCGGAACACAGTTTTTTAGCTCTTCGAGCAGAATCAACTGTCGCAACTGTTCTCTCGTCTCCACTTTTTGTGAAGTGCACCAGCGATCAAACAAAACTTCTTTTTCTCTGGCAAATTCCACATAGGTTTGGTTTTCACCTTTGGAATAGCTACGAAAGCGCTGTCTATAAGCCTCTGGCACTAGCTCATAGGCACGCAAAATAGCAGCTTTACCAACATCATAGTCAGCACTTTCATCCAAAGTTAGTGCGGCGTACACCTCCTGAGCTTTACCCGTAAGAACACATTGCAACAGCAATGTCCAGTTGTGCTTTGGCCACTCCAACGTGGTTGCCACCCGctcaaagtgtaaaaaatactTGTCAACATCTTTCTCATTGAAAGGAGGAACCCACTTTATGTTTTTACCTACATCAAATTTAGAGTTGCTAGAGGCAAGAGCTGTATCAGCCGCTCTACGTCCGGCCTGAGATTTTAACTCTATCTCCTTAAGTTCCCTCTCATGTGTCAGTCTCAGTTTTTCACGTTCCAGCTCATGCTGCCTTAACTGCTCCCTTTCCTTTGCCTCAATCTCTAATTCTAGTCTCCTCAATTGTAGCTTTAGTTCTAGCTCCCTCAAGCCTGAAGCTTTGTCTGCAAtaactttctgtttcttctgccACAActcactctgctctctctggTCTCCCTCAGAGGATGCATCAGTCTGCTCAATGGGCAACTCAATCTTTTCACACAGTATACCTTGTTCCACCAAACCATTATGATTTTTGTACGCAATTCCTCTTTTCTTAAACTGCCCTGAACACCAATACCATAATGGTCTGCTACAGAGCGAAGATCTTTCTTTGTGCAACCTAAGAGTTGCTGAGTGTCAGGATCTTTAACAAACCCGTCCAACTCAAATGCCATGATAGCCAACAACAAGAGTGATAGCATACACATGTTGTTTCAGAAACCAGGACCATGTCTGGCCTGAGTGTGGTTCAGTGGCGGCGG contains:
- the LOC130164576 gene encoding E3 ubiquitin-protein ligase TRIM39-like — translated: MAANCLLSEDQFLCSICLDVFTDPVTTPCGHNFCKNCITTHWDISDRCQCPMCKKVFKRRPELHINTLFSEVVAQFKHEAQQKTSSSSSEQQVSKPGEVPCDVCTGTKLKALKSCLVCLTSYCETHLEPHLTVSGLKRHQLMDPVENLEDRMCTKHDKPLELFCQTDQTCVCMLCSVLDHKTHEFVPLKEEYEGKKAELEKTEAEIQQMIQKRRLKIQEIKHSVKISKDDADREKAEGVQVFTALKESVDRGLNQLIKEIEDKQKTTDKQAEDFITELEQEISELMKRSTEVEQLSLSEDHLHLLQSFPSLKAAPPTKDWTEVRVRPSYERTVVRAVTQLEETLSKKMKKLIEAELKRVQQYAEDVTLDPDTAHPNLILSKDGKKVHCGDVRKFLPDNKERFSVGHCVLAKQSFSSGRFYFEVQVKGKTDWKLGVARESINRKGKITLRPEYGYWMIFLRNGNEYKALASPPVRLSLKSQPEKVGVFVDYEEGLVSFYDVAAAALIYSFTGCSFTKKLFPYFNPRLNYGGKNSAPVTICPVSSTW